CTTCCATCAGCCTGGCGATGATTTCCGCCCCGGGCCCGAAGCTTCTGGGGGCCTCATGAACAACCACGGCACGACCGGTCTGGCGAATGGATTGCACTATCAGGGTATCATCCAGCGGTGAGATGGTAAGCAGATCGACAACCGCTGCTTCTATGCCCTCCTTCTGCAGTTCAGCAGCCGCCTCGAGCGTCGGCTGCAACATGGCGCCATAGGCAATCAGGGTCAGATCCCCTCCTTCCCGGACCAGCTGCGAGGTGCCGATGGGCAGGGTCTCCTCCTCCTCGGGCACTTCCTCGCGCAGGGCACGATAGAGTGCCTTGGATTCATAGAAAATGACGGGATCGGGATCGCGGATGGCGCTGACCAACAGAGCTCTGGCATTGCGCGGCCCTGAGGGGATCACCATTTTCAGTCCCGGAGTATGGGCCCAATAGGCTTCCCTGCTCTCCGAATGATGCTCCAGCGCCCTTACTCCACCTCCATAAGGCGCACGCATGACCAGCGGTACATTGAGCCTGCCCTGCGTCCGCCAGCGCATTCTCGCGGCATGATTCTCCAGTTGATGAAAATTCTGATAGGCAAAGCCGGAAAACTGGATTTCGCATACCGGTTTGAGGCCGTAAACAGCCATGCCGACAGCCATGCCGATAATCGCCGACTCGGCCAGAGGAGTATCGATGACGCGCTGCTCGCCGAAGGTATCGAAAAGGCCGTCGGTGACCCGGAAGACTCCGCCGTCCGGCCCGACATCCTCACCCAGCATAACCACCGAATCATCCCGGGTCATCTCCT
This Desulfopila inferna DNA region includes the following protein-coding sequences:
- a CDS encoding alpha-ketoacid dehydrogenase subunit beta; amino-acid sequence: MAKMTMVQALNLALRQEMTRDDSVVMLGEDVGPDGGVFRVTDGLFDTFGEQRVIDTPLAESAIIGMAVGMAVYGLKPVCEIQFSGFAYQNFHQLENHAARMRWRTQGRLNVPLVMRAPYGGGVRALEHHSESREAYWAHTPGLKMVIPSGPRNARALLVSAIRDPDPVIFYESKALYRALREEVPEEEETLPIGTSQLVREGGDLTLIAYGAMLQPTLEAAAELQKEGIEAAVVDLLTISPLDDTLIVQSIRQTGRAVVVHEAPRSFGPGAEIIARLMEGAFYYLEAPIERVTGYDVIIPYFSREKFYIPTVGRIIEAARSTLSQ